Proteins encoded by one window of Manihot esculenta cultivar AM560-2 chromosome 10, M.esculenta_v8, whole genome shotgun sequence:
- the LOC110625329 gene encoding probable carboxylesterase 12, producing the protein MDPTHPKVAKDLSPLIKIYEDGSVERFMGIDIVPPSLDDPKTDVQSKDVVYFQEANLSSRLYLPKSIDPSNQKLPLLIYFHGGGFCIETAFSPTYHNYLNTLVAEAKIIAVSVDYRRVPEHPLSTVYDDSWSALQWVASHVNGNGPEEWLNLHADFGKLFLAGDSAGANISHHMALRFGEEKLPGVILKGIVLIHPYFWGKEPVGDEPKDSETRSKVETLWLFASPTTSGSDDPLINPAFDPRLARLGCLRVLVIVAEKDLLQNRGWYYYENLKKSGWKGVVEIMETKEEDHVFHLFKPSCENAVAMLKLICSYLNEEK; encoded by the coding sequence ATGGATCCAACTCACCCAAAAGTTGCCAAAGATCTCTCTCCCCTAATCAAGATATACGAAGATGGGAGTGTTGAGAGATTCATGGGCATCGATATCGTCCCTCCTTCTCTTGATGATCCAAAAACCGATGTTCAATCCAAAGATGTTGTCTACTTCCAAGAAGCTAATCTTTCTTCAAGACTTTACCTACCAAAATCCATCGACCCATCAAACCAAAAGCTCCCTCTGTTGATTTACTTTCATGGCGGAGGCTTCTGCATCGAAActgccttttctccaacctacCATAACTATCTCAACACACTAGTTGCAGAGGCTAAGATTATAGCAGTCTCCGTTGATTACAGAAGAGTTCCAGAGCATCCTCTCTCTACTGTGTACGATGATTCATGGTCTGCTCTTCAATGGGTTGCTTCTCATGTTAATGGCAATGGACCTGAAGAGTGGCTAAATCTTCATGCAGATTTTGGTAAGCTTTTTCTCGCAGGAGATAGTGCTGGTGCTAATATATCTCACCACATGGCCTTGAGATTTGGTGAAGAGAAACTCCCAGGCGTTATCCTTAAAGGGATCGTCCTCATACATCCTTACTTTTGGGGGAAAGAGCCTGTGGGAGATGAACCTAAGGATTCAGAAACAAGATCAAAGGTTGAAACTTTGTGGCTTTTTGCAAGTCCAACAACAAGTGGGTCGGATGATCCTTTAATTAATCCAGCTTTTGATCCGAGATTGGCGAGGTTAGGATGTTTAAGGGTCCTCGTGATTGTTGCTGAGAAGGATTTGTTGCAAAATAGAGGATGGTATTATTATGAGAATCTGAAGAAGAGTGGATGGAAAGGAGTGGTGGAGATCATGGAGACTAAGGAAGAAGACCATGTGTTCCATTTGTTCAAACCTAGCTGTGAGAATGCTGTGGCCATGCTTAAGCTTATCTGTTCTTATCTGAACGAAGAAAAGTGA
- the LOC110623964 gene encoding presequence protease 1, chloroplastic/mitochondrial, translating to MEGKAFLRSLSSSSLICNRFFFPSRFPCSFSTSSSSAHRISHRSITGLARRSLLRSHWKIFPVAASASSSLRFNKHFSSFSTAAVATQPAPSSPDVVSVPNEVAEKLGFEKVSEEFIGECKSKAVLFRHKKTGAEVMSVSNDDENKVFGIVFRTPPKDSTGIPHILEHSVLCGSRKYPLKEPFVELLKGSLNTFLNAFTYPDRTCYPVASTNTKDFYNLVDVYLDAVFFPKCMEDYQTFQQEGWHFELNDPSEEISYKGVVFNEMKGVYSQPDNILGRASQQALFPDNTYGVDSGGDPKDIPKLTFEQFQEFHRKYYHPSNARIWFYGDDDPVERLRILSEYLDVFDASSAPNESKIKLQKLFPEPVRIVENYPASEGGDLKKKHMVCLNWLLSEKPLDLETELALGFLDHLMLGTPASPLRKILLESGLGDAIVGGGMEDELLQPQFSIGLKGVSEEDIHKVEELIMSTLKKLSEEGFETDAVEASMNTIEFSLRENNTGSFPRGLSLMLRSIGKWIYDRDPFEPLKYEKPLMALKARIAEEGSKSVFSPLIEKFILNNPHRVTVEMRPDPEKATRDEAAEREILEKLKAGMTEEDLAELARATQELRLKQETPDPPEALKTVPSLSLNDIPKEPIHVPTEVGDINGVKVLQHDLFTNDVLYAEVVFNMRSLKQELLPLMPLFCQSLLEMGTKDYTFVQLNQLIGRKTGGISVYPFTSSIRGQEEPCSHVIVRGKAMAGRAEDLFNLVNCVLQEVQFTDQQRFKQFVSQSKARMENRLRGSGHGIAAARMDAKLNVAGWISEQMGGISYLEFLQGLEERVDQDWSGVSSSLEEIRASLLSRNGCLINLTADGKNLENTEKFVGKFLDLLPSNSVAETATWNARISPENEAIVIPTQVNYVGKAANIYDTGYQLSGSAYVISKHISNTWLWDRVRVSGGAYGGFCDFDTHSGVFSFLSYRDPNLLKTLNVYDGTGDFLRELEMDDDTLTKAIIGTIGDVDAYQLPDAKGYSSLLRYLMGITEEERKMRREEILSTSLKDFKEFADAIDAVKNKGVVVAVASSEDVEAANNERSNFFQVKKAL from the exons ATGGAGGGAAAAGCATTCCTTcgctctctttcttcttcttctcttatttgcAACAGATTCTTCTTTCCTAGCAGATTTCCTTGCTCTTTCTCTACCTCATCGTCCTCTGCTCATCGCATTTCTCACCGTTCGATTACCGGTCTCGCTAGACGCTCCCTCCTTCGCAGCCACTGGAAGATTTTCCCTGTCGCTGCCTccgcttcttcttctcttcgcTTTAATAAAcacttttcctctttctccacTGCAGCTGTTGCTACACAGCCAGCTCCTTCCTCTCCAG ATGTTGTTAGTGTGCCAAATGAGGTTGCCGAGAAACTTGGCTTTGAGAAGGTGTCCGAAGAGTTCATTGGGGAGTGTAAATCAAAGGCTGTGCTGTTCAGACATAAGAAGACTGGCGCTGAAGTCATGTCGGTTTCCAACGATGATGAGAATAAAGTTTTTGGCATTGTTTTCCGAACTCCTCC CAAGGATTCAACTGGCATTCCTCACATATTGGAACACAGTGTATTATGTGGGTCGAGGAAATATCCTTTGAAGGAACCGTTTGTTGAGCTGTTGAAGGGCAGCTTAAATACTTTTCTGAATGCATTCACATATCCAGACAGGACTTGCTACCCAGTTGCTTCCACAAATACAAAG GATTTCTACAATTTGGTTGATGTATACCTCGATGCTGTATTCTTCCCTAAATGTATGGAAGACTACCAGACATTTCAACAGGAGGGTTGGCATTTTGAGCTCAACGATCCCTCAGAGGAAATATCTTATAAAG GTGTTGTGTTTAATGAGATGAAGGGGGTTTATTCTCAGCCTGATAATATATTAGGGCGGGCTTCTCAGCAG GCTCTCTTTCCAGATAATACCTATGGTGTTGATAGTGGAGGTGATCCAAAAGACATCCCCAAATTGACATTTGAGCAATTTCAG GAATTCCATCGTAAATATTACCATCCCAGCAATGCCAGGATATGGTTTTATGGAGATGATGATCCAGTTGAGCGTTTACGCATCTTGAGTG AGTATCTGGATGTGTTTGATGCTAGTTCAGCTCCAAATGAGTCAAAGATCAAACTGCAAAAACTTTTCCCTGAGCCAGTGAGGATTGTTGAGAATTATCCAGCCAGTGAAGGAGGTGATTTGAAAAAGAAGCATATGGTATGCCTTAATTGGCTGCTTTCTGAAAAGCCCTTAGACTTGGAAACTGAGCTTGCACTTGGGTTTCTGGATCATCTTATGTTGGGAACTCCTGCTTCTCCCTTGAGGAAAATCTTGCTGGAAAGTGGTCTGGGAGATGCCATTGTTGGTGGTGGAATGGAAGATGAGCTGCTTCAGCCTCAATTTAGTATTGGGTTAAAAGGCGTTTCAGAAGAAGACATTCATAAGGTGGAAGAATTAATCATGAGTACGCTTAAGAAATTATCCGAGGAAGGATTTGAGACAGATGCTGTGGAGGCATCCATGAACACAATTGAGTTTTCTCTCAGGGAAAACAACACTGGCTCATTTCCTCGAGGCTTATCATTGATGCTTCGGTCCATT GGCAAATGGATATATGATAGGGATCCCTTCGAGCCTTTAAAATATGAGAAACCTTTGATGGCCCTCAAAGCTAGAATAGCAGAGGAAGGTTCTAAATCTGTTTTTTCTCCTCTAATTGAGAAATTCATCTTGAACAATCCTCATAGAGTAACTGTGGAAATGCGG CCTGATCCAGAGAAAGCTACCCGTGATGAAGCTGCCGAGAGAGAAATCTTGGAGAAATTGAAAGCTGGTATGACGGAAGAAGATCTTGCTGAGCTTGCACGTGCAACACAGGAACTAAGATTGAAGCAGGAAACTCCTGACCCACCAGAAGCTTTGAAAACAGTGCCAAGTCTGTCTCTTAACGATATTCCTAAAGAACCTATACATGTCCCTACAGAG GTTGGGGATATCAATGGAGTGAAAGTGTTGCAGCATGACCTCTTCACTAATGATGTCCTCTATGCTGAAGTTGTGTTTAATATGAGATCACTGAAGCAAGAACTTCTTCCTTTGATGCCTCTTTTCTG TCAGTCACTGCTTGAGATGGGTACAAAAGATTATACCTTTGTGCAACTTAATCAGTTGATTGGGCGGAAAACTGGAGGAATATCAGTTTATCCATTCACATCATCTATTCGGGGCCAGGAAGAACCATGTAGCCATGTAATTGTCCGTGGAAAAGCAATGGCTGGGCGTGCTGAAGACTTGTTTAACCTG GTTAATTGTGTACTTCAAGAAGTACAATTTACAGACCAACAGCGTTTTAAGCAGTTTGTATCCCAAAGTAAAGCAAGAATGGAG AACCGATTGCGAGGCAGTGGTCATGGAATTGCAGCTGCAAGGATGGATGCAAAATTAAATGTTGCAGGGTGGATTTCTGAGCAAATGGGTGGCATAAG CTACCTTGAGTTTTTACAAGGCTTGGAGGAGAGAGTTGATCAAGATTGGTCTGGAGTTTCTTCATCTCTTGAGGAAATTCGGGCATCCTTGTTATCAAGGAATGGCTGTTTGATAAACTTGACTGCTGATGGGAAAAACCTTGAAAACACAGAAAAGTTTGTTGGCAAGTTTCTTGACTTGCTTCCTAGTAACTCTGTTGCTGAAACTGCCACTTGGAATGCTCGAATTTCACCTGAAAATGAAGCTATTGTGATACCTACCCAG GTTAACTATGTTGGCAAAGCTGCTAACATCTATGACACTGGCTATCAGCTTAGTGGGAGCGCTTATGTTATTTCAAAGCACATTAGTAATACATGGTTGTGGGACCGCGTGCGTGTAAGTGGTGGAGCATATGGAGGGTTTTGCGATTTTGATACTCACTCAG GTGTATTCTCCTTCTTATCCTATCGGGACCCTAACTTGCTGAAGACACTCAATGTCTATGATGGAACTGGTGATTTTCTGCGCGAGTTAGAAATGGACGATGATACTCTTACTAAAGCAATTATTGGGACCATTGGAGATGTGGATGCTTATCAACTGCCAGATGCTAAGGGTTATAGTAG TTTGTTACGGTATTTGATGGGCATCactgaagaagaaagaaaaatgagaaGGGAAGAGATATTATCAACCAG TTTGAAGGACTTCAAGGAATTTGCTGATGCCATTGATGCAGTTAAGAATAAAGGGGTTGTGGTCGCTGTAGCCTCTTCGGAGGATGTTGAGGCTGCAAACAATGAGCGCTCTAACTTTTTCCAAGTGAAGAAAGCCCTTTAG